Proteins encoded together in one Aeromonas encheleia window:
- a CDS encoding DUF7079 family protein → MDRFLSDMDLCEALSDLFVDNEVDYGYIARVARVFPVAHVEKALFEWVAPVCYTNTLTPVPAIWTGFQRDVLWADIQNLIAEEERAGFARKLSIKLRQVYLRRLFSPEWRKLSALLARKG, encoded by the coding sequence ATGGATAGATTCCTGTCTGACATGGATTTGTGCGAGGCGCTCTCTGATCTCTTTGTCGATAACGAGGTCGACTATGGGTACATCGCCAGAGTGGCGAGAGTCTTTCCTGTCGCTCATGTGGAGAAGGCGCTGTTCGAATGGGTGGCACCGGTGTGCTACACGAATACACTCACTCCAGTTCCGGCCATCTGGACAGGGTTTCAACGTGACGTACTGTGGGCGGATATTCAGAACCTGATCGCAGAAGAGGAAAGGGCTGGTTTTGCCAGGAAGTTGTCCATCAAGCTCCGGCAAGTTTACCTGAGAAGGCTGTTTTCCCCTGAGTGGAGAAAGCTGTCTGCGTTGCTGGCCAGGAAGGGATGA